CATTCGGCGACGGCAGGTTCTCGGCGAGGATGCGCTCGATGCCGCCGTCGCGGTCGAGTTCAATCAGCCGGCCGCCTTCCCGGCACTCGCCGATGAACAGCCGGCCCTCGTGCACGGTGATGCCGTTGGCGCAGGGCAGGTCGTCGCGCAGGACACGGGTCCGGCCGCCGGGTTCGCGGACGCTGACCCGCCCGTCCATCACCTCGGTGGCGTAGAGGCTGCCGTCCGGGCCGAAGGCCACGTCGTCGGGGGCGATGATGTCGCCGCCCTTCGGGCTGACCGTCTCCAGCGTGCCGCCGGCCAGGTCCAGCGCACTGATCTGGCTGCCGGTCACCTGGGCGACGTAGACCCGGCCGTCGGGCCCGGTGCGCAGGCCGTTCGCGCCGAACAACCGGCTGGGGGCGGTCATCCGCTCGAAGCGCCATCCGTCCGCGACGGCGGGCTGGGCGCCGGGGTAGCGGGTGGCCTGCAACGACTCGGTCGGCGACGTCATGAATCCGGACGTTATCAACCGCAGCTAGTCCAGACAATAGCCGCGCAGACAGTTCCGAAGACCCTTGACGACCGGATAAAGCCTGCGGAATAGTGTTCTTCGATATGAAGAGCACCGTATGTCGTCCGGACAAATAGGCCAGCATGTGCAGGAGTCACTGAGCTTGGCCGGCCGCGTCGTCGTCGTCTCCGGCGCGGGCGGTGGGGGTATCGGCACGACGGTGACCGAGCGGGCAGCCACCGCGGGCGCCACCGTCATCGCGGTCAGTCGCCGCCAGGACAACCTCGACCAGCACGTCGGCCCGCTCATCGACAAGGGACTGTCGATCGTCACGGTGGCGGCCGACGCCTCCACCGACGAGGGCATCGCCCGCGTCCTCGACGAGGCCCGCCGCGCCGAGGGAGATCTCTACGGTCTGGTGAACGTCGCAGGTGGCGCCGCCCCAGCGACGTGGATGCCCTCCACCCGCGTCAGCCGCGACGACTGGCGGGCGCTGTTCACCGCCAACCTGGAGACCGCGTTCTTCATGAGCCAGGCCGTCAGTCGGGAATTGCGTGCCCAGGGCCTGAAGGGGTCGATCGTCTCGGTGTCGTCGATCAGCGGAATGAACACCGCGCCGTTCCACATCGCCTACGGCACGGCCAAGGCGGCGGTGGTCGCGATGACCCGCACCATGGCGGTCGAACTGGCACTGGACGACATCCGCGTGAACGCCGTCGCACCCGGGGTCACCGAGACCGCCGCGTCGGCGACATACGTCGACGAGGATCCCGAGCGGGACCGCACCGCGATCGCGATGGGCCGCCGCGGCACACCCGCCGAACAGGCGAACGCCATCCTGTTCCTGCTGTCGGACATGTCGAGCTACATCACGGGCCAGACGCTGCTGGTCGACGGTGGCCTCGACCTCAAGTGGACGCATCTGGGCGCCGACAACACGTCGTTGTTCCTCAAGGACGAAGGCTTCCGCAGATCCATCAGCCGGTTCTGAAAGGACAGATCAAGTGACTCACACCGAATCCGACCTCGATGCCGCGATCGAAGTCGAAGCCGATCCGGACGATTCGACCGGGCGGGTCGCCGAGGATCTGTCCGAGCCCATGACCATCCCGGTCGAGGCGTACATCTCACCCGAGTACGCCCGCGCCGAACGGGACAAGCTGTGGCGCAGGGTATGGCAGCAGGTCGGGCGCGTCGAGGAGATCCCCGAGGTGGGGAGTTACCTGACCTATGACATCCTCGACGACTCGATCATCGTGGTACGGACCGGCCCCAACGAATTCCGGGCCCACCACAACGTGTGCATGCACCGTGGCCGCAAACTCGTCGACACTCCCGACGGCGCTAAGAACGCGGTCGGCCGCGCACGCAAGTCGTTCGTCTGCGGATTCCACGGCTGGACATACGGTTTGGACGGCACGTGTACGCACATCCGGGAACAGGACGACTGGAAGGGCACGCTGACACCGCAGAACACCCACCTCGCCCCGGTGCAGGTGGACACCTGGGGCGGCTGGCTGTTCGTCAACATGGACCCGGCCTGCGAACCGCTGGCGGACTATCTGTTCCCGGCGTCGAAGATCCTCGACCCGTTCGGGCTGGAGAACATGCGCTACAAGTGGCGCAAGTGGCTGTACTTCGACTGCAACTGGAAAGTCGCGCTGGAGGCGTTCAACGAGACCTACCACGTGTTCACCACACACCCGGAGTTCAACAAGTTCGGCGAGTTCAAGGGCTGGGCCAAAGCCCAAGGCAGGCACAGCAACATCGGGTACGACGCGCCGAAGGGGATGGACGAGACGAAGTCCAAGATCCGCCTCGGGACCGGCGACGACCCGCGCGTCTCCACCGCCGAGATGCAGATGTACACCTGGGAGCAGACCAACGCGACCACCACTGAGACACTGGTCAACGCCGCCAAGCGGCTGGTCGACGAACTGCCGGAAGGCACTCCGGCCGACAAAGTGCTGCAGCATTGGCTGGCCTCGGCCCGCCGCGACGACGAAGCACGCGGGGTCATCTGGCCGACGATTCCCGCCGACATCCTGGGCCAGAGCGGGACCGCCTGGCAGCTCTTCCCGAACTTCCAGATCGGCCAGGGCCTGACCAGCGCGCTCTGTTACAGCGCCCGGCCCGATCCGAGTTACGACCCGAACAAGTGCATATTCGAGGTAGCTGTCTTCGAGCTGTACCCCAAAGGCCAAGAGCCGGAGACCGAATGGGCCTACACCCCGGTCGGCGACCCGAACTGGCTGTCGGTGCTGCCGCAGGACTTCTCCAACATGGCCGCCGTGCAGCAGGGCATGAAGTCCGCGGGCTTCCCCGGCACGCGGCCCAACCCCTATCGCGAACGCAGCACCGTCAACCTGCACTACCAACTGTCGAAGTACATGGGCACCGGCGAGCCCCAGGACCTGTGATTTCGGCGTGCTGAGTCGCGCTGGGCGCGACCAGGCACGCCGAAACCGCCCACGAAGGAGGAATGTGAACACCTGCGGGCCCACCGAGACCCCGGACGATTTCGACATCGACGCGCTGCGGGAGAAGTACGCGCAGGAGCGCGCCAAACGGCTGCGGCCGGAGGGCTCCAAACAGTACGTCGAGCTGACCGACGAGTTCGCGGGCTACTACGAGAGCGACCCCTACATTCCGGTGCAGCCCCGCAATCCGATCACCGAGGACATCGACGTCGCGGTGCTCGGCGGCGGATTCGGTGGGCTGCTGTCGGCCGCGCACCTGAAGAAGGCCGGCG
Above is a window of Mycolicibacterium baixiangningiae DNA encoding:
- a CDS encoding aromatic ring-hydroxylating oxygenase subunit alpha, with product MTHTESDLDAAIEVEADPDDSTGRVAEDLSEPMTIPVEAYISPEYARAERDKLWRRVWQQVGRVEEIPEVGSYLTYDILDDSIIVVRTGPNEFRAHHNVCMHRGRKLVDTPDGAKNAVGRARKSFVCGFHGWTYGLDGTCTHIREQDDWKGTLTPQNTHLAPVQVDTWGGWLFVNMDPACEPLADYLFPASKILDPFGLENMRYKWRKWLYFDCNWKVALEAFNETYHVFTTHPEFNKFGEFKGWAKAQGRHSNIGYDAPKGMDETKSKIRLGTGDDPRVSTAEMQMYTWEQTNATTTETLVNAAKRLVDELPEGTPADKVLQHWLASARRDDEARGVIWPTIPADILGQSGTAWQLFPNFQIGQGLTSALCYSARPDPSYDPNKCIFEVAVFELYPKGQEPETEWAYTPVGDPNWLSVLPQDFSNMAAVQQGMKSAGFPGTRPNPYRERSTVNLHYQLSKYMGTGEPQDL
- a CDS encoding SDR family NAD(P)-dependent oxidoreductase — encoded protein: MSSGQIGQHVQESLSLAGRVVVVSGAGGGGIGTTVTERAATAGATVIAVSRRQDNLDQHVGPLIDKGLSIVTVAADASTDEGIARVLDEARRAEGDLYGLVNVAGGAAPATWMPSTRVSRDDWRALFTANLETAFFMSQAVSRELRAQGLKGSIVSVSSISGMNTAPFHIAYGTAKAAVVAMTRTMAVELALDDIRVNAVAPGVTETAASATYVDEDPERDRTAIAMGRRGTPAEQANAILFLLSDMSSYITGQTLLVDGGLDLKWTHLGADNTSLFLKDEGFRRSISRF